A genomic region of Capnocytophaga canimorsus contains the following coding sequences:
- a CDS encoding calcium/sodium antiporter, with translation MIVPISLVILGFVALIVGANYMVSGSAALAKKHNIPDIVIGLTIVALGTSAPELIVSILAALRGSSDIALGNVVGSNNINLFIILGASGVIFPMYVQRGTAWREIPISFLVAVLLLLLGNGFFLFTDGEISRWDSGFLLLCFIAFMIYIFRQTKNQEEVAEEIPQKTFSNLGIWVRILGGLAGLVIGGKLVVDNSVEIATVLGLSEKIIGLTVVALGTSLPELATSIAAAWKKNSDIAIGNVVGSNIFNLLLILSVSGLIQPMTYNDSFNTDLYILLGGTAFLFLSMFIGRKYQIGRLQALILLLFYLGYTAYMIQNA, from the coding sequence ATGATTGTACCTATTTCATTGGTTATTTTAGGGTTCGTGGCTCTTATTGTAGGAGCCAACTATATGGTAAGTGGTTCGGCAGCACTAGCAAAAAAGCATAATATTCCAGATATTGTTATTGGGCTTACCATTGTAGCTTTAGGAACTTCTGCTCCAGAACTCATTGTGAGTATTTTAGCGGCACTTCGTGGTTCTTCCGATATTGCTTTAGGTAATGTTGTAGGAAGCAATAATATTAACCTTTTTATTATTTTAGGCGCCTCGGGTGTCATTTTCCCGATGTACGTACAACGCGGAACGGCTTGGCGTGAAATCCCTATTTCTTTCTTAGTTGCTGTACTTTTGCTTCTATTGGGCAATGGTTTCTTTTTATTCACTGATGGAGAAATTTCACGTTGGGATTCAGGTTTCTTGCTTTTGTGTTTTATAGCCTTTATGATTTACATATTTCGGCAAACCAAAAATCAGGAAGAAGTTGCTGAAGAAATTCCCCAAAAAACCTTTTCTAACTTAGGCATTTGGGTACGAATTTTAGGTGGTTTAGCCGGTTTGGTTATCGGCGGAAAATTAGTGGTGGATAACAGCGTAGAAATTGCTACCGTTTTGGGGTTGAGTGAGAAAATCATTGGACTTACTGTAGTGGCTTTAGGAACCTCCTTGCCCGAATTGGCTACCTCTATCGCTGCTGCTTGGAAAAAAAATAGTGATATTGCTATTGGCAATGTGGTAGGATCTAATATTTTCAATTTGTTACTGATTTTGTCGGTAAGCGGATTGATACAGCCAATGACCTACAATGATTCTTTCAATACCGATTTATATATTTTATTGGGCGGAACAGCCTTCCTATTTCTGTCAATGTTCATTGGGCGTAAATACCAAATTGGGCGTTTACAAGCGCTCATTCTGTTACTGTTTTATTTAGGTTATACCGCCTATATGATACAGAACGCTTAA
- a CDS encoding YheT family hydrolase: MPIVESLYRPSYCFRNMDVATIYSGKFRRVSNIKQFRERLELIDGDFLDVDWSYAGEKSLRCVILLHGLEGSAQRPYILGAAKMFNQNGFDACAMNFRGCSGEDNRLFSTYHSGKIQDLSFVIQYVIEKGYSEIVIKGFSMGGNISLLYAGSTKQLPTQIKAFVAVSTPCDLAGCSERLLHWRNWLYAENFLIGLKKKAFQKRKKFPNQMEVSVLKGIKTLRDFDEIYTSKAHGFKNADHYYAQCSSLFVLEQISTPTLLINAQNDSFLSENCYPYAIAQKSSAVFLETPKYGGHVAFYDNKNIFYTEKRALEFAKNFCK; encoded by the coding sequence ATGCCTATTGTAGAGAGTTTGTATCGTCCTTCGTATTGTTTTCGAAATATGGACGTTGCTACCATTTATTCGGGGAAATTTCGAAGGGTTAGTAACATAAAGCAGTTTCGTGAACGATTGGAACTTATTGATGGTGATTTTTTAGATGTTGATTGGAGTTACGCTGGTGAAAAAAGTCTGCGTTGTGTGATTTTGCTTCACGGATTGGAAGGCTCTGCCCAACGACCCTATATTTTAGGCGCGGCAAAAATGTTTAATCAAAACGGATTTGACGCTTGCGCTATGAATTTCAGGGGTTGTAGTGGTGAAGATAATCGCCTTTTTTCTACCTATCATTCTGGAAAAATACAAGATTTATCCTTTGTTATTCAGTATGTTATTGAAAAGGGCTATTCTGAAATTGTGATTAAAGGATTTAGTATGGGAGGAAATATCAGTTTGCTTTATGCCGGAAGTACAAAGCAACTTCCTACACAAATAAAGGCTTTTGTTGCCGTTTCAACACCTTGTGATTTGGCAGGATGTTCTGAAAGATTACTGCATTGGCGGAATTGGCTTTATGCCGAAAATTTCCTTATAGGGCTTAAAAAGAAGGCTTTTCAAAAACGGAAAAAATTCCCTAACCAAATGGAGGTTTCAGTCCTCAAGGGTATAAAAACGCTTCGTGATTTTGATGAAATATACACTTCAAAGGCACACGGATTTAAAAATGCTGACCATTATTACGCTCAATGTAGTTCACTATTTGTACTTGAACAGATTAGTACCCCAACGCTACTAATAAATGCCCAAAACGACAGCTTTTTATCTGAAAATTGTTATCCGTATGCAATAGCACAAAAGAGTTCCGCCGTATTTTTGGAAACTCCAAAATACGGCGGACACGTTGCTTTTTATGATAATAAAAATATTTTTTATACCGAAAAAAGAGCCCTTGAGTTTGCTAAAAACTTTTGTAAATGA
- a CDS encoding dipeptidase yields the protein MHSVKEYIDKHKERFVNELIDLLKIPSVSADSAHSQDVINTAEAVKEALEKAGCDRVEICQTPGYPIVYGEKIIDPKLPTVLVYGHYDVQPADPIELWTSDPFEPVIRKTEIHPEGAIFARGACDDKGQMFMHVKALEYMTKNNALPCNVKFMIEGEEEVGSESLGWFVQHNQEKLRNDIILISDTGMISKEVPSITTGLRGLSYVEVEVTGANRDLHSGLYGGAVANPINVLSKMIASLHDENNHITIPGFYDKVEELSEQERQEMAKAPFSLEAYKKALDIDAVYGESGYVTNERNSIRPTLDVNGIWGGYTGEGAKTVIPSKAFAKISMRLVPNQDWEEITQLFKNHFESIVPEGVRVVVKPHHGGQGYVTPTNTVGYQACAKAYEQTFGKKPVPVRSGGSIPIVALFEKELKSKSILMGFGLDSDAIHSPNEHFGLFNFLKGIETIPWFYQYFTEMFSEENK from the coding sequence ATGCATTCGGTAAAAGAATATATTGACAAGCACAAAGAAAGATTTGTAAATGAGCTTATTGACTTGCTTAAAATCCCTTCTGTAAGTGCTGATTCGGCACACTCGCAAGATGTGATTAACACGGCTGAGGCGGTAAAAGAAGCTCTTGAAAAGGCAGGTTGTGATCGGGTAGAAATTTGTCAAACCCCTGGTTATCCTATCGTTTATGGCGAAAAAATTATTGACCCTAAACTTCCTACCGTTTTGGTCTATGGACATTACGATGTACAACCTGCTGACCCTATTGAACTTTGGACATCTGACCCTTTCGAGCCTGTTATCCGCAAGACTGAAATTCACCCTGAAGGAGCTATTTTTGCCCGAGGTGCTTGTGATGATAAAGGACAAATGTTTATGCACGTAAAGGCGTTGGAGTATATGACCAAAAACAATGCTCTGCCTTGTAATGTCAAATTTATGATTGAAGGAGAGGAGGAAGTCGGTTCCGAGAGTTTGGGTTGGTTCGTACAGCACAATCAAGAAAAACTCCGTAACGACATCATTTTGATATCCGACACGGGAATGATTTCAAAAGAAGTTCCTTCCATAACCACTGGGCTACGCGGATTGAGCTATGTTGAGGTTGAGGTAACTGGAGCCAATCGTGATTTGCATTCAGGGCTTTACGGAGGAGCGGTAGCTAATCCTATCAATGTGCTTTCCAAAATGATAGCCTCATTACACGACGAAAACAATCATATTACCATTCCTGGATTTTATGACAAAGTAGAAGAACTTTCCGAGCAAGAGCGCCAAGAAATGGCAAAGGCTCCTTTCTCTTTAGAGGCTTACAAAAAGGCTTTAGATATTGATGCCGTTTATGGAGAAAGCGGATACGTAACCAATGAACGTAATTCCATTCGTCCTACCCTTGATGTAAACGGAATTTGGGGTGGTTATACGGGCGAAGGAGCCAAAACGGTTATCCCGAGTAAGGCTTTTGCTAAAATTTCAATGCGCCTTGTACCCAACCAAGACTGGGAAGAAATCACACAACTGTTTAAAAATCATTTCGAAAGTATAGTTCCCGAAGGGGTTCGCGTGGTGGTTAAACCCCATCACGGCGGTCAGGGTTATGTGACTCCTACCAATACTGTGGGCTATCAGGCGTGTGCCAAGGCTTACGAACAAACTTTTGGCAAAAAGCCAGTGCCTGTACGCTCGGGAGGAAGCATCCCCATTGTGGCACTTTTTGAAAAGGAATTGAAAAGTAAATCCATTTTGATGGGCTTTGGGTTGGATAGCGATGCCATTCACTCGCCTAACGAGCATTTTGGGTTATTTAATTTCCTTAAAGGAATTGAAACCATTCCTTGGTTTTATCAGTATTTTACAGAAATGTTTTCCGAAGAAAATAAATAG
- a CDS encoding glycoside hydrolase family 130 protein yields the protein MTNQFKMPWQERPEGCKDVMWRYSQNPIIGRYHIPTSNSIFNSAVVPFGDGFAGVFRCDNKAVQMNIFAGFSKDGINWEINHEPIVMKAGNTQMIDSDYKYDPRVTWIEDRYWVTWCNGYHGPTIGIAYTYDFKEFFQCENAFLPFNRNGVLFPEKIDGKYAMLSRPSDNGHTPFGDIYISYSPDMKYWGEHRCVMKVTPFEDSAWQCLKIGAGAVPILTDEGWLMFYHGVIRTANGYRYSMGAAILDKNDPSKVKYRTQPYLLAPAEIYELTGDVPNVVFPCAALHSIEEDKVAVYYGAADTVVGVAFGRISEIIEFTKNNSL from the coding sequence ATGACAAACCAGTTCAAAATGCCTTGGCAAGAGCGTCCTGAAGGATGCAAAGATGTTATGTGGCGATACAGCCAAAATCCAATCATTGGGCGATATCACATCCCAACTTCCAATAGTATTTTTAATAGTGCTGTAGTTCCTTTTGGAGACGGATTTGCAGGAGTTTTCCGTTGTGATAACAAAGCGGTACAAATGAATATTTTTGCAGGTTTCAGTAAAGACGGAATCAATTGGGAAATCAATCACGAACCCATTGTAATGAAAGCAGGAAATACACAAATGATTGATTCTGATTACAAATACGACCCTCGCGTTACGTGGATTGAAGACCGCTATTGGGTTACTTGGTGTAATGGCTATCACGGACCTACCATCGGGATTGCCTACACATACGATTTTAAGGAATTTTTCCAATGCGAAAATGCGTTTTTGCCTTTCAACCGAAATGGAGTACTGTTCCCAGAAAAAATCGACGGGAAATACGCAATGCTTTCACGACCAAGTGATAATGGACATACACCATTCGGAGATATATATATCAGCTACAGCCCTGATATGAAATATTGGGGTGAACATCGTTGTGTTATGAAAGTAACTCCGTTTGAAGATAGTGCTTGGCAGTGTTTAAAAATCGGTGCTGGTGCAGTGCCTATACTTACCGATGAAGGTTGGTTGATGTTTTATCACGGAGTAATCAGAACGGCTAACGGATATCGCTACTCAATGGGAGCTGCTATTTTGGATAAAAACGACCCAAGTAAGGTTAAATATCGTACACAGCCTTATCTATTGGCTCCTGCTGAAATTTACGAATTAACAGGCGATGTACCGAATGTTGTATTTCCTTGTGCAGCGTTGCATTCTATTGAAGAGGATAAAGTAGCTGTTTACTACGGAGCTGCCGATACGGTAGTTGGTGTAGCTTTCGGTCGTATTTCGGAAATTATTGAATTTACTAAAAACAATAGTTTGTAA
- a CDS encoding carbohydrate-binding family 9-like protein: MKKILFLLFITHWAWGQVAPQPKSYIAYHTQEPITIDGKDIERVWQLVQFTDEFIDIEGNKTPKYKTQVKMLYDDTHFYFFAKMEDPHLWATLKERDTVIFHNNDFEIFLDPDNDSHNYYEFEINALNTVWDLFLTKPYRENNKVLDGWDINGLRSAIHTEGTLNNPNDTDHYWSVEVAIPWAAMREAHMQNNLPTGKFWRVNFSRVHWDFDLKNGKYYRKKDRNGKLLPEYNWVWSPQWKISMHEPELWGYVFFSEKQVGTEDHFEIPKDEALKRYLYSLYHTKKAKNNANFQKALKQGIVVWDEKIRPKFSQTPTRWEISIKSPFSHQLLVITEEGKLNTFTTDKK; this comes from the coding sequence ATGAAAAAGATACTATTTCTGCTTTTTATTACACATTGGGCTTGGGGACAAGTAGCTCCGCAACCCAAGTCGTACATTGCTTACCATACCCAAGAGCCGATTACCATTGATGGTAAAGACATTGAAAGAGTATGGCAATTAGTTCAATTCACCGATGAGTTCATCGACATTGAAGGCAATAAAACCCCAAAATACAAAACACAAGTAAAAATGTTATATGACGATACACACTTTTACTTCTTCGCAAAAATGGAAGACCCACACCTTTGGGCAACCCTCAAAGAACGTGATACGGTCATCTTCCACAACAACGATTTTGAAATTTTCTTAGACCCCGATAACGATTCACACAACTATTACGAATTTGAAATCAATGCCTTAAACACCGTTTGGGATTTGTTCTTAACCAAACCCTATCGGGAAAATAACAAAGTATTAGATGGCTGGGATATCAACGGATTACGCTCTGCCATACACACCGAAGGAACTCTAAACAATCCGAACGATACCGACCATTATTGGAGTGTTGAAGTAGCTATTCCGTGGGCAGCAATGCGTGAGGCACATATGCAGAATAACCTCCCTACGGGCAAATTCTGGCGTGTGAACTTCTCTCGTGTTCATTGGGATTTCGACCTAAAAAACGGAAAATATTACCGAAAAAAAGACCGAAACGGAAAACTCTTACCCGAATACAATTGGGTATGGTCGCCACAATGGAAAATCAGTATGCACGAACCTGAATTGTGGGGATATGTTTTCTTCTCCGAAAAGCAGGTAGGAACTGAAGATCATTTTGAAATTCCGAAAGACGAAGCCCTAAAACGTTATCTTTATAGCCTCTATCATACAAAGAAAGCGAAAAACAATGCGAATTTTCAAAAAGCGTTAAAGCAAGGAATCGTTGTGTGGGATGAGAAAATACGCCCCAAATTTAGTCAAACACCAACACGCTGGGAAATTTCGATAAAAAGCCCTTTCAGTCATCAACTTTTAGTCATCACCGAAGAGGGTAAATTGAATACTTTTACAACGGATAAAAAATAG
- the nadE gene encoding NAD(+) synthase: MNTEKVAKHIVKWLKYYAENARVKGLVIGISGGVDSAVVSTLCAETGLPTLCLELPIHQAESHVSRAKQHIDFLKKNYTNVSSLEVDLTPVFDQFVAQIPPTDKSSYEMALANTRARLRMTTLYYFAGLEGYIVVGTGNKIEDFGVGFFTKYGDGGVDVSPIADLMKSEVYLLGKYLNIPKSILQAKPSDGLFGDDRSDEDQLKASYDELEWAMLQDEKGKTADDFSGREKEVFQIYKRLNRANQHKMNPIPICELKDIK; the protein is encoded by the coding sequence ATGAATACGGAAAAAGTAGCAAAACACATTGTTAAGTGGCTGAAATATTATGCTGAAAATGCCCGTGTTAAAGGGCTGGTTATCGGCATTTCAGGCGGGGTGGATTCCGCAGTGGTTTCCACGCTTTGTGCTGAAACCGGTCTGCCTACACTTTGTCTTGAACTTCCTATACATCAGGCTGAAAGTCACGTATCAAGAGCTAAGCAGCACATCGATTTTTTGAAGAAAAACTACACCAATGTTTCCAGCCTTGAAGTAGATTTGACTCCCGTTTTTGACCAATTTGTAGCCCAAATTCCACCGACGGACAAATCGTCTTACGAAATGGCTTTGGCAAATACCCGAGCAAGACTAAGAATGACTACACTTTACTACTTTGCTGGATTAGAAGGATATATTGTTGTAGGGACAGGGAATAAGATAGAAGATTTTGGCGTTGGCTTTTTTACCAAATATGGCGATGGAGGCGTAGATGTTAGCCCGATTGCCGATTTAATGAAGAGTGAAGTTTATCTTTTAGGAAAATATTTGAACATTCCGAAATCAATTCTTCAAGCAAAACCTTCCGATGGGCTTTTTGGCGATGACAGAAGCGACGAAGACCAACTCAAAGCCTCGTATGATGAGCTGGAATGGGCAATGCTGCAAGATGAGAAAGGCAAAACTGCCGATGATTTTTCAGGACGTGAGAAAGAAGTCTTTCAGATTTACAAGCGCCTAAATCGTGCAAACCAACACAAAATGAATCCAATACCTATTTGTGAATTGAAAGATATTAAATAA
- a CDS encoding nicotinic acid mononucleotide adenyltransferase, which translates to MKKILVFGVLVLFLVGCSVNYIEERRDEGISLGTLLHNYDLWYVDINATRGHSKIPFLQKAFTITFDHRVLRANNNLAGIGKDNGGYGVEIGSFFTRGNVLEVQHRTDGVYRFDVVQVDATTIDLYDLGSNLVYRLVGYQKHNFNYDMLFYDNIRYFLQEYGIWRKVYSSKEGALNPFDSENYLHFVMGDEGLFKSSKTAPDVPLSSVFWNFHGRYTISNIHGENNVKLLELDYGRDIERFELRVLSNDEKIELFHINSETTYEFVGNDFIAIFRPKSNLEEQTRERFKDILPTVKHKIQKP; encoded by the coding sequence ATGAAAAAGATATTGGTTTTTGGAGTTTTAGTTCTGTTTTTGGTGGGTTGCTCCGTGAATTATATAGAAGAAAGACGCGATGAAGGTATTAGTCTGGGTACTTTACTCCACAATTACGATTTGTGGTATGTGGATATCAATGCTACCCGAGGACACAGCAAAATTCCGTTTTTGCAAAAAGCCTTTACAATCACCTTTGACCACAGAGTTTTACGTGCTAACAATAATCTGGCAGGTATCGGTAAAGATAATGGTGGATATGGTGTCGAAATCGGAAGTTTTTTCACTCGTGGCAATGTACTTGAAGTGCAACATCGTACAGACGGTGTCTATCGTTTTGATGTGGTACAAGTAGATGCTACAACTATTGATTTATATGATTTGGGTTCCAATTTGGTGTATCGTTTGGTAGGGTATCAAAAGCATAATTTTAATTATGATATGCTTTTTTATGATAATATCCGTTATTTTTTACAAGAATATGGCATTTGGCGTAAAGTGTATTCCAGCAAAGAAGGAGCTCTTAATCCTTTTGATAGCGAAAATTACTTGCATTTTGTTATGGGAGATGAAGGTCTTTTTAAATCGTCAAAAACAGCTCCTGATGTGCCACTAAGCTCCGTTTTTTGGAATTTTCACGGAAGATATACCATAAGTAATATTCATGGCGAAAATAATGTAAAACTTTTAGAGTTGGATTATGGACGTGACATTGAGCGATTTGAGCTTCGTGTTTTGTCAAACGATGAAAAAATTGAGCTTTTTCACATCAATTCAGAAACGACTTATGAGTTTGTTGGAAACGATTTTATAGCCATTTTCAGACCTAAATCAAACCTTGAAGAACAAACTCGTGAACGTTTCAAAGATATTCTTCCTACTGTAAAACACAAAATACAAAAACCGTAA
- a CDS encoding LVIVD repeat-containing protein, whose amino-acid sequence MMKKIGYIILFFVFLVCTSCNKENASQNDSSNDGKGGSLATFALKGAYLYVVDEANLNVFQVKTPQNPSKVNSIPIGFNIETLFSAGDYLFVGSRNGMYIYSVEEPEKPKMLSKAEHFTACDPVVSDLDFAYVTLHSGTFCRNSGNALQIYDVKNLRKPKLIYEMNLSFPRGLALEGDLLVVCDDKLKFFSVENPYAPELVYSVNRNFKDVVFYQGKLFAFGEREIAQYQWSTPDFSDFKLISSLKY is encoded by the coding sequence ATGATGAAAAAGATTGGTTATATAATACTGTTTTTTGTTTTTCTTGTTTGTACTTCGTGCAATAAAGAAAATGCTTCACAAAATGACTCCTCCAATGATGGCAAAGGAGGTTCTTTAGCTACTTTTGCTCTTAAAGGGGCATATCTTTATGTAGTTGATGAAGCTAATTTGAATGTTTTTCAGGTAAAAACGCCTCAAAACCCGAGCAAAGTTAATAGTATTCCTATTGGGTTTAATATTGAAACGCTTTTCTCGGCAGGAGATTATCTGTTCGTTGGTTCACGAAATGGAATGTATATTTATTCGGTGGAAGAACCCGAAAAGCCAAAAATGCTTTCCAAGGCAGAACATTTTACCGCTTGTGACCCTGTAGTTTCTGATTTGGATTTTGCTTACGTAACCCTACATTCGGGCACCTTTTGCAGAAATTCAGGCAATGCCCTGCAAATCTATGATGTTAAAAATCTACGCAAACCCAAACTTATTTATGAAATGAACTTATCTTTCCCCAGAGGATTAGCCCTTGAAGGTGATTTATTAGTGGTTTGTGATGATAAATTAAAATTCTTTTCTGTTGAAAATCCGTATGCACCAGAACTCGTTTATTCTGTAAATCGTAATTTTAAAGATGTGGTTTTCTATCAAGGTAAACTCTTTGCTTTTGGTGAGCGTGAAATTGCTCAATATCAATGGTCAACCCCTGACTTTTCTGATTTTAAACTGATTAGCAGTCTCAAATATTAA
- a CDS encoding DUF4301 family protein — MELTKNDLKQLSEKGITPEMLEQQVTLFKKGIPPIQLAAAATIGNGILSFSKEETAKYAAIYQKKKKGISILKFVPASGAATRMFKSLFAFKDDFNPEKESFKAYVNRSGNKDMDIFFKGLKKFAFYSVLSDYIAKNIPDFETQSEDVQKHLIAAILLEKLNYGNLPKGLLPFHHHSEKVVTPFEEHFRESVMYASAEDIAYLHFTITEQHTEAFKKELDAIKEKLEARYNIKFDVSFSYQKPSTDTVSVTENNELFRDENEALLFRPAGHGALLDNLNEVDADVIFIKNIDNVVVKKYTDETVFYKEALAGKLREVQSEIFRILKRLDKNKIRKKQVNDILDFMRDINICVPDYVYKFKRHYALDFIKEQLNRPIRVCGMVKNEGEPGGGPFWVKDTEGNISLQIIESAQVNLNDAQQKEIFQQATHFNPVDLVCGTKNYKGKKFNLHEFTDPKQAFITGKTYMGKPLKALERPGLWNGSMANWITLFVEVPLITFNPVKTVNDLLKKTHQA, encoded by the coding sequence ATGGAATTAACAAAAAATGACCTCAAACAACTCTCCGAGAAAGGCATAACGCCTGAAATGCTCGAGCAGCAAGTAACCCTTTTCAAAAAAGGTATTCCGCCCATACAATTAGCCGCTGCAGCTACTATTGGTAATGGTATTTTGAGCTTCTCAAAGGAAGAAACGGCAAAATATGCCGCCATTTACCAGAAAAAGAAAAAAGGGATTTCAATACTCAAATTTGTACCTGCATCGGGAGCAGCTACCCGAATGTTTAAATCGTTATTTGCTTTTAAAGATGATTTCAATCCTGAAAAAGAATCGTTTAAAGCCTACGTAAACCGTTCGGGAAATAAAGATATGGATATCTTCTTCAAAGGATTGAAAAAGTTTGCTTTTTATTCTGTTTTAAGCGATTATATTGCTAAAAATATCCCCGATTTTGAAACCCAATCCGAAGATGTTCAAAAACATCTTATAGCAGCAATATTACTTGAAAAGCTTAATTATGGCAATTTGCCTAAAGGATTGCTTCCATTTCATCATCATTCCGAAAAAGTGGTTACGCCTTTTGAAGAACATTTCAGAGAATCGGTAATGTATGCCTCAGCAGAAGATATTGCTTATCTGCATTTCACCATTACTGAACAACATACTGAGGCTTTTAAAAAAGAGCTTGATGCCATCAAAGAAAAATTAGAAGCTCGTTATAACATCAAATTTGATGTGTCGTTTTCGTATCAAAAGCCAAGTACTGATACGGTTTCGGTTACTGAAAACAATGAACTTTTCAGAGATGAAAACGAAGCTTTGCTTTTCCGCCCTGCAGGGCACGGAGCCTTGCTTGATAACCTTAATGAGGTAGATGCTGACGTTATTTTTATTAAAAATATTGATAATGTGGTAGTTAAAAAATATACCGATGAAACGGTTTTCTATAAGGAAGCTCTTGCTGGAAAATTACGCGAAGTACAGTCCGAAATCTTCCGAATTCTTAAACGTTTGGATAAGAACAAAATCCGTAAAAAGCAAGTAAACGATATTTTGGACTTTATGCGTGATATAAACATCTGCGTACCTGATTATGTTTATAAATTCAAACGACATTATGCCTTAGATTTTATAAAAGAACAACTGAATCGCCCGATACGTGTTTGTGGTATGGTTAAAAACGAAGGTGAACCCGGTGGGGGTCCGTTTTGGGTAAAGGATACAGAAGGAAATATCAGTTTGCAAATTATTGAGTCGGCACAAGTGAATTTGAATGATGCTCAACAGAAAGAAATTTTCCAACAAGCCACACATTTCAATCCCGTGGATTTGGTTTGTGGTACGAAAAATTACAAGGGCAAAAAATTCAATCTCCACGAATTTACAGACCCTAAACAAGCCTTCATCACAGGGAAAACCTATATGGGCAAACCCTTAAAAGCCTTAGAACGCCCTGGTTTGTGGAATGGTTCTATGGCAAACTGGATTACCCTTTTCGTTGAAGTGCCTTTAATTACCTTTAATCCGGTAAAAACGGTAAACGATTTGCTTAAAAAAACGCATCAAGCATAG
- a CDS encoding AAA family ATPase: MEGNLSQKQTDIVRVVCFGPESTGKTTLCKALAEAFGTVWTPEFMRIYLEEKWQKHHQSCSWNDLLPIAYGQMALENEQVPKANRVLFCDTDLLELMTYSKIYYQGKCPAEIEKYATENHYDFYFLTDIDVPWEPDPLRDRPNDRPYMFDQFKKMLIAHKKSFITLRGDAQVRLRTASEIVRKILLKQWN; the protein is encoded by the coding sequence ATGGAGGGAAATTTATCGCAAAAACAAACGGATATAGTCCGAGTGGTTTGTTTCGGACCGGAATCTACCGGAAAAACTACCTTGTGCAAGGCTCTTGCCGAAGCATTCGGTACGGTTTGGACGCCCGAGTTTATGCGAATTTATCTGGAAGAAAAATGGCAAAAACATCATCAAAGTTGTTCTTGGAATGATTTGCTTCCCATCGCTTACGGTCAGATGGCGTTAGAAAATGAGCAAGTGCCAAAGGCAAATCGTGTGCTTTTTTGCGATACGGATTTGTTAGAATTGATGACATATTCCAAAATTTACTATCAAGGAAAGTGCCCTGCCGAAATTGAAAAGTACGCCACCGAAAATCATTACGACTTTTATTTTCTGACCGATATTGATGTTCCTTGGGAGCCTGACCCCTTGCGCGACCGACCCAACGACCGCCCTTATATGTTTGACCAATTTAAAAAAATGCTCATAGCACATAAAAAATCTTTTATAACCTTGCGTGGCGATGCCCAAGTCCGCTTGAGAACGGCTTCGGAAATTGTCCGAAAAATACTTTTAAAGCAATGGAATTAA
- the pnuC gene encoding nicotinamide riboside transporter PnuC, with product MSLIFNWLFDQYKGVATHWIVLEVIGVIFGLLSVFFAKKRNIWVYPTGIVSTVIFVYLLWEFRLFGDMMINGYYTVMSVYGWVLWAQNSQDQVHVEVSVMNSKDWVISLGLALFSLILVTTVYFFKPYINNSFSMEGVSLGFEFFSLLDGVDIITTAIFLVGMWLMAQRKIENWIFWIVGDLISVPLYYYKGLKFTSLQYLIFTIIAYYGYREWREIYRKNKRI from the coding sequence ATGAGCCTCATTTTTAATTGGCTTTTTGACCAGTATAAGGGTGTTGCCACTCATTGGATAGTTCTTGAAGTAATTGGGGTTATTTTCGGGTTATTGAGTGTTTTTTTTGCCAAAAAGCGAAATATATGGGTGTATCCTACCGGAATTGTAAGTACAGTCATATTTGTTTACTTGCTTTGGGAGTTTCGCCTTTTTGGTGATATGATGATAAACGGTTATTATACCGTGATGAGCGTTTACGGTTGGGTGCTTTGGGCTCAAAATAGTCAAGACCAAGTACACGTTGAGGTTTCGGTGATGAACTCAAAAGATTGGGTAATCAGCTTAGGATTAGCTCTTTTTAGTTTGATATTGGTTACCACCGTGTATTTTTTCAAACCCTACATCAATAATTCCTTTTCGATGGAAGGCGTATCGTTAGGATTTGAGTTTTTCAGTCTGTTGGATGGGGTGGATATAATCACTACAGCTATTTTTCTAGTAGGAATGTGGCTGATGGCACAACGAAAGATTGAAAACTGGATTTTTTGGATTGTAGGGGATTTGATTTCTGTACCCTTATATTATTATAAAGGATTGAAATTTACGTCATTACAATATTTAATTTTTACCATAATTGCCTATTACGGATATCGGGAATGGAGGGAAATTTATCGCAAAAACAAACGGATATAG